GATTTTAATTATTATACAATCACTGCTTGTTAGCAAAACAGAAGTGATTTTAGATTGTAATTTTTACAATCTAATTTAATTGCAATATTTGTTATATTCTGTGATTGCAATCAAAATTTTCTTTACAGGTATTTGATTTGCCAAATGACAGAAATAATGATTTAGACAAAAACGACGAAGACAACGAAGAAGAGGATGTACTAGGTCATGTCGGTACCAGTGACGACCTTGATGATTTTTTTAACGAAGCTCTTGTAGATGACGTAATTGCGACATTGGCGCAAAAAACTGGTGAGGAAAACCCTATTTTGAAGTCGACATCCGAAGCTGGCCTAATTTCAAATGACACTGATACCGGCTATGATTCCGGAACAAGAGAAACATTGTCGAAACACAAAGAAGACAAATCGGAGCTAAACGAaacttctaggatagcagcactCGCAAGAAAGCCTTCTAGTGAATTGATTGATCATGAGAAAGGTTTGaatataaatatgataaaacacTATAGAATTCTTAATAAATGAAATTATGTTTTAGGAGAAAAGTCTACTATTAGTAAAAAAATATCAACTAATCACGAAAGGCATACAAGCTCCGATAACAAAGAAAGCACTTCAAATGAACAAGAGAGCAGAAGTAAAAAAGAGCTTATAAAACCAGTTAAACGTTTACATCACCCACCTTCGGTTATAGACGCACCAAGTTTGCCTAAGCATAAGGGTAAACACAGAGGTGTTTCTGCAGAGACACGTATACATGCCGCCACTACGACGGACGTGCGCAAGAAAGCTAGTGCTGTTAGTGCACAAATAAAAGACGAACGGTATCGGGAAGAATTAAAAAAGAAGTGGCTTGAAAAGCCTATCGACGAGAGGCGCAGGGAGAACGAAAAGAAACGAAAAATCAAAGAATCACGTAAAGAACGGCTGAAAGAGCTCGCTGATAAACAAGCAGCAGAGTCTACAAACAATATATTAAAACGTAAACATACGCCTGAGCGTGAAGCTGCTGAAAAGAAAAAGGCGAAAGTGAAAGTCACTGCTATGAATCGTGGCGCTCTTCTCGCAGAGGATATGGAGTCAACTAAGAAGCCTTCAAGTGTATACAGGATACCCAAAACTAAGAGGCCTTCAACCGATACTACGAAAATACAAAAGGATATACCCACGAATGTGACAGCATCGATATCTAAGACAAATAGTAAAATTTCTTTAGACGCTTTTGCTCAAGACTTGACTAAAGTTGATCAGGTTAATCGTCGATTTCCTAGTAATAGCAATAATGGTAAATCGCTTTCGAGATCATCCTCTATGGATGGTAAAACAGCGTCAGAAACAAGAGGGCCGAATGCTCCAGCACGTCGAACTAACAAAATTTCATTTGcttctatgcaaaaaaattttattgaatctCGCAAAAATCAAGAACTATTGGAAAATCTTGCCAGCAATCGATCTTGCCTAATTGATGTGAAACATCGCAACGCTGACAACGAACGTCAAAAGAAGAAAGTGCGATTTAATGAAATACCCATTGTGCATTATATTGAACGTATAAATGGCGCCAACAAGCGAGTTGATTGTAAAGATATTCTACCTAGCCCAACATGTTCAGATCGAGCTCATTTGGTTCGTTTGACGTATGCTATGGTTGATAAAACACCTGAAATAATATCACAAATACTGGGTTGGAGCAATGAATGGCTGGTAAATCGAAATGCTCAAGTAGATGCTGCTAGTGATATTTTATTACCAATGCCAATTCAATTTAGCACATTTAATCACTATAAAAGGTATAATTGTTAATTTCCAgtcaaaatatttcttgttaTTGTGCGGTACTTTGAACTTAAACTCAGAGTCAAAGAATTAGACACATATCGGAAGTCTAAAAgcatatctgttttttttttttttgggtctaAGTATTCAAAACTAAACCTAGCTGGTGTGGTTATATGACCATGCTAAATTTTCGCCCGTTATATCTTTTTGAAAAGCGGCGTTTGATCAACATTTGTAATTTTAGAGCTAGCTTGAGGGAAACCTCTGTACAATTCGTCTGATTGGAAGCgtgtattttttataatttatttatgcattttttatcggatttaatttttaatatacatctCTTCAAGGATTTTCTTTGGTAATCCATCCAGTCATATTAGGATTTAATCTCGGAAATTGAGGCTAGAAATTGAAAACTTGCATATGCCTTATATATTTAAAAGTCACAATAAATCCCgaatgaataatttttattttattcgattTTCAGTAATTAAATCCATTCACAGTGAATCAATGCCTTGATATTAACATCTTAATATCAATTGACTTCAATtcgaaatttgtaaaaaaaaaaaatgtaaagcaccATACTTCCAAATGGAGGaaaagcagagctcacagagtatattaattttgtcgcataacggtaatccgtaacggcataaactaatcgagatagatatagacttctatataacagaatgatctgggcgaaaaaagaaattcatttagccatgtctgtccgtccgtccataaacacgataacttgagtaaattttgagatatatgaatgaaatttggtatgttagttCCGGgacactcatcttagatcgcgatttaaaatgaaccaaatcggacgataaccacgcccactttttcgatatcgaaaatttccaaaaaccgaaaaagtgcgataattcattacccaagacagataaagcgatgaaactcggtggaggggttgaccttatggcgcagaatagaaaatcagtaaaattttggaaaatgggcgtagcaccgcccacttttaaaagaaggtaatttaaaagtttttcaagctgtaatttggcagtcgttgaagatatcgtgatagaatttggcagaaacgttactcctactactatatgtgtgctaaataaaaattagcaaaatcggatgacgaacacgcccactttaaaaaaaaaattgtttaagtcaaattttaacaaaaaattgaatatctttacagtatataagtaaattatgtcaacattcaaaactcgagtaatgatatggagcaacaaaatacaaaaataaaagaaaatttcaaaatgggcgtggctccgccctttttcatttaatttgtctagaatacttttaatgccataagtcgaacaaaaatttaccaatccttgtgaaatttggtaagggcatagcttctacgacgataattgttttctgtgaaaatgggcgaaatcagttgaagccacgcccagtttttatacacagtcgaccgtccggccttccgctcggccgttaacacgataactttagcaaaaatcgatatatttttactaaactttgttcacgtacttacctcacctcactttatattggtattaaaaatgggcgaaatccgactatgaccacgcccactttttcgatatcgaaaatttcgaaaaatgaaaaaaatgccataattctataccaaacacgaaaaaagggattaaacatggtaattggatttgtttattgacgcgaaatataactttggaaaaaactttgtaaaatgggtgtgacacctaccatattaagtagaagaaaatgaaaagttctgcagggcgaaatcgaaagcccttggaatcatggcaggaatactgtttgtgctattacatatataaataaattagtggtacccgacagatgatgttctgggtcaccctggtccacattttggcccgtatctcgaaaacgccttcacatatacaactaagggccactcccttttaaaaccgtcattaatacctttaatttgatacccatatcgtacaaacacattctagagtcacctctggtccacctttatggcgatatctcgaaaaggcgtccacctatagaactatggcccacttccttctaaaatactcttttaatacctttcatttgatacccatgtcatacaaacacattccagggttaccctaggttcattttcctatatggttattttcccttattttgtctccaaagctctcagctgagtatgtaatgttcggttacacccgaacttagccttccttacttgtttcatatccGGTTAACACTAACCGGCCTTTAATTGAAGATAACTGAGCGATGACTCtcaattaaaatcaaatttgCATTTCAGCCCTTTTTtcccttaactttttttttatatggttctTTATTTCATCCTGAGTTTAATGACTGTGCACCGTTCTATTAAACCTTAATATCATAAGTCaaattttatatacttttttcaGTATTGTTATACCGTTGATGAAATTAGAGTTCATAAGTGTACTAGAGCGCGAAAAACAAAGAATAAAAACTAAGACATTTAATGTAAATGCTGATCAGGTTACACCATATATGGATCGCTTTATAATTATGGCGCGTTATGGCTCTGCGAAAATCTCAGATACCAAATGTGAACTAGTTGTTTTGGAATGGGGAAGATTTACAACATTTGCTTATATGTCATCAAAACGAATAGGTACAGATATATGAAAAACTTATCGAACAAAGTAAAACTGAATAACGTTAGCTTTATTCACATTGGCCATAGCTaaccaaatttgaaattttacagGAGAGGCAAAAAACATTTACTTTTCTCATTCACTGTATGCAGATGTAGCTTTTCAAAAGTGGCACAGTGTAGTGTTGCTTGGAATACACCTCACTTCGAATGCTTTTAatgatacaaatatacatacacacaaacattcatattttactgacccagataaccacttgAGTTCATTTGCATTTGCCAAACCGTCCAATATATCGATTAGTCACACCAACCAACTTAtgtgcggatcatattgacaatatgtaggtcactacaataatatgctgacaaacaattatttagtatgaaatcatgtaatttttattttttatttttttttatttataagcattaatgtaattatgtacgtgtaggttaagaacttttatataaattgaaatgcatttctttaataaaaggaATAATAATTTTACGCTACACATCGGCGTTTCAGCTGAGACCCATGAAATATGTAAAAACACGAATTAACTGATACTGaactacatattgtcaatatgatccgcacaTAAGTTGTTTGGTGTGACTAATCGATATATTGGACGGTTTGGCAAATGCAAATGAACTcaagtggttatctgggtcagtaaaatatgaacgtttatgtgtatgtatatttgtatcatTAAGAGCATTCGAAGTGAGGTGTATTCCAAGCAATACTACAACAGCCCTATGATTTTGGTAAAAAACCTTAAAAGTTTTAGCAAGGTTGTATTTCAATATATCACACCTCAATCAGTGAAAACGCAATTCCGTAAAATCTGTTTGTTGGTGCCTTTGTGAATTAAACTAACATGGAgtcgtttttaataaattttgtttatttatataggtATTTCAACAACTACCATTGTGTACGAAGTGTTAGCAAAAGATTTAAATTTGGAAGAGCTGCGGGCCAATCTTTGTAAGACGATAACAGTTCGTCCAATGATAGATATTGTACGAGTCGAGTTTGGCGCATTCAATGCAATTTATCAACTAGAACAATCACCATTAACTAAACAAATCATTGATCCCATGGAATTATTTAAGTTAAAACCGTTCCCGAAACGCAGTATACAATATTGCGGTTTCGACGACTTAAATGAACGACAAAAAGaggttttaatgaatatttataggCGTGCAATTGAGCCAACACCAAATATAGCACTAATACAAGGCCCACCTGGTACGGGCAAATCTTGTGTCATTGCAAATTTGGTACATCAACTACTGTATGGGAATGAAGTGCGCATTCTTGACCAAAAAGTACTGATATGTGCACAAAGTAACGCGGCTGTTGATGCTATTGCTGAAAAACTATTTAATATGAGCCAAAAGAAAGTGCCAGATAATATGTTTAGATTAATACGATTTGGTTTGTTAGAACGTATAAGTCCCAAAGTACAGCATGCAACTTTACCAAAGATAATAGAACGCAATCAAATACGGAAACTAAAAATGGCTTGTTCAAATCTTCAACTAGACAACATAATCGACATAAAGGAATATTTGCGTAATGAAATTATTAGTCTTGAAGCTGATATAGAACATATGAATCTTAATAGTATTAAAGGAACAGTGCAAGAAGAGCAATTGCTTGAAAAAATTCGACAGGTTCAATTGATGAGAAATATAGTGAATGGAACTTTGAGGCCAGAGGATGAACGTAGCCTATATAATTGGCATTTAATGCATGCCAATGTTGTATGCACGACTCTATCTAGCTGCGTTAAACTATCACAGTATGTATAGAACGAAAAATTTAGAagcttatatgtatgtactagcgctgggactatccgcatattcgaatatccggatattcgttgacacggataaaatccggacggcatggatatccgatTAATATTCGtatgtgaaactatccggatatccggatttatgaagatccggttaataatcgtatttttggatatccagtgcaagcaacaaattgatgtaccatatatgtttatttaacattaataacaataaattcgtggggcatttaatttaattaacagcgttttttcataatataaacaaatggcactgttcttattttcacttggttgtaatattgttgcttttaatttttgacgttaatttaataatctacaaacatattttgtgaataatttttcgatgtttgcttcgttcagtTCTGATATGcggatattcaacttttatattccggtatccggacatacggatatccggatttcccgtttacgtatccggatagccgaacagcggatatcccgattttccatttatgaatccggatagccggattttttgcttagctatccggttattcgaatatccggtttaaccggatagttgaaaaatccggatgcagttcacagccctagtatGGGACTCACACAATTTATAGTAATATTTCCTCTTGATATCATACatcattcatatatgtaatactcctatattgctaatagaaaatgctcgcaatgtgttctgaattcgaaatcaaaacaagacagcctataaaatttttgtgattgtagcagcataagtgtgacaggaaaaaatttaaatttaggtacatgcgattatttaatacaaaaacaaaaacgtttaaacagcaatatatcggcactctgatgtttgggaatgtacctagccttttgtagctatataggagtattacatatatggtttacTTAAACTTGCaaagactgggtcgatttattaaccgatatcgcgccatcgatttttcgataggattttttatgacctactaaaaaaattttcattcgattgtaaaattttcacgaCCTAAAAATcttcgctaaaaacgttgtcgataacagttttttgaaaaaaaaaaaaatatcgacaacgtttttagcggacatttagAGTGTGAGGGCCCCTGAGCCTGTTCAACTCGTCAGAGCATAATTTACATATTGATTTCATGTAAAAAGTTAACAAAAACTTAATTCGGCTCTGAATATGAAATACTGAGACCGGTATTCGCTGCTTTCGTAAATGTGGCTTATTCTATTTGTAGATATAATCTGGGTTTAGCAAAGGCTAAGCTGAATTTTTTCGCTTAGTAAGTGGGAGGTTTTCGTATTTTGAAGTATTTTGCAATGCTAAATTTTGCAATTCTAACTTCCAAAATCATTCTCAGAAGGTTTAGGGCATTTATTAATttgtgccaccgtggtgtggcgGTGGCGTGCTCGTCGATGACACCAAAGGTCCTGGGAAAAGCAACACAAACATTTTTGGAAAGATGGTTTTCAATCAGAAAAAAGttttctgagcggggtcgcccctcggcagtggtttggccaacactccgagtgtatttctgtcatgaaaagcttctcagcgaaaatccAGCGAAAATCCATGCCGTGCGGGTCTTTATAAACCATGTAGGACTCGTTccgaaaatttttatgaaaaatttaaaatcagcaCGAACCAAATTTTAAGAGAAATTAGACCCAAATTCGTTCGGAGGGTGATATaccatgtattttttttttttttttttgaatgaggCAAATACTCAGTGCCCTCTACATATTATTTAATGCACAATATTCTTTTCATTACAGATATGTCAattattttgatatttgcattatTGACGAGGCAACACAATGCACGGAGCCTTGGACATTAAtgcctttgaaatttggtattaacACATTAGTGCTTGTTGGTGACACACAGCAACTGCCCGCTACGGTGATTTCAAAGGtacgttttcatatttttttgtttgttgtgttTGGATCGATATCACAAACATAAATGTTTCAAACTCATATTTAGTAGGCGAGGTTCTGGTGGCGCGAAAGGCCTCACAAAAGGAGGGGGTGAGATGACCCAGAGAGTTCAACGTGGTCGTATCAAATCGTTCTCGAAATAGTTGgactggtaccttaatggtgctattttcaAAAACGTACTGTGTCGCTCTCCGGCAAAGGGCTATCAACCTTGATAAGACTCCCGAAACCTTTTGGAGAGTATCTATatcagtacactgaaagaaatggtgctagtaaaatcaacaaatcggttctgttgttcttgacttaacggaaatcggtgaaattgatcgaattatggttaattcttaaactttgtcaagcgaacaaattagtttagtcatttcaacagaagagaaattgtcgctcttaagttaacaaaattttgtaaaattgacagattcctaatcaatctaactgattttgctgttaacacaactgatcttacaggtcatttcaacggcgatcaactgtccatacatgagcaaatttcaaagagaattttgcgctcactgcgctctctactttgtacttatgacgat
The Eurosta solidaginis isolate ZX-2024a chromosome 5, ASM4086904v1, whole genome shotgun sequence DNA segment above includes these coding regions:
- the Setx gene encoding probable helicase senataxin isoform X4, giving the protein MSERDFGDVSPWFLERKLFGDRIRLFIGLTLVGRHAGSTIVIDSTFVSRKHAEIIIDKSDNIVLKDLNSQNGTYVNGTKIKNEKTTLKENDCIGIGVTDDSEPNLKHPIYKLIYSPLPKSTSTAQESVECKKPNKKSLGVRKGIKHETTKDAEVTAKDLGISEEEPCTSNVAIENLKKEAAAISITKPQIISFPEADNDRPIAEETRNAATLASDGTKNKDTSIGASKVSENVVGVETTTTPSTSLKLPILLSGEIIVLSDDDDDDIRPTIKQESKNTAHEKDSNIKEHAKSSKQHIIDKCNNLQTNTITSDKEPNSDQIPQNPANGASVHEPILPDVKREFVRSCTKNVVDIFGGADDLILESVKTLNPLVYTTLNGKRANKPLYNGDKIDLSSDNEDDDRNVDQNEEIFGQLVPVEESRNNNIETKAADENTIMKSVENRGKETSPNLFDYSLNSSTDLAEENNKNEKKAEDSTLNQEKNPMENAAKDAEELAEFVDMDDDMMFSQILINDIKSEMMAGNNEDFTIEDETHSDKEEDDIPQIHIKEEPIDYVCTNPIVIPQKQNHKNYEIENDIWIISDDEFYDEEFEHKVSDWSTKLLSQKMNMSQVFDLPNDRNNDLDKNDEDNEEEDVLGHVGTSDDLDDFFNEALVDDVIATLAQKTGEENPILKSTSEAGLISNDTDTGYDSGTRETLSKHKEDKSELNETSRIAALARKPSSELIDHEKGEKSTISKKISTNHERHTSSDNKESTSNEQESRSKKELIKPVKRLHHPPSVIDAPSLPKHKGKHRGVSAETRIHAATTTDVRKKASAVSAQIKDERYREELKKKWLEKPIDERRRENEKKRKIKESRKERLKELADKQAAESTNNILKRKHTPEREAAEKKKAKVKVTAMNRGALLAEDMESTKKPSSVYRIPKTKRPSTDTTKIQKDIPTNVTASISKTNSKISLDAFAQDLTKVDQVNRRFPSNSNNGKSLSRSSSMDGKTASETRGPNAPARRTNKISFASMQKNFIESRKNQELLENLASNRSCLIDVKHRNADNERQKKKVRFNEIPIVHYIERINGANKRVDCKDILPSPTCSDRAHLVRLTYAMVDKTPEIISQILGWSNEWLVNRNAQVDAASDILLPMPIQFSTFNHYKSIVIPLMKLEFISVLEREKQRIKTKTFNVNADQVTPYMDRFIIMARYGSAKISDTKCELVVLEWGRFTTFAYMSSKRIGISTTTIVYEVLAKDLNLEELRANLCKTITVRPMIDIVRVEFGAFNAIYQLEQSPLTKQIIDPMELFKLKPFPKRSIQYCGFDDLNERQKEVLMNIYRRAIEPTPNIALIQGPPGTGKSCVIANLVHQLLYGNEVRILDQKVLICAQSNAAVDAIAEKLFNMSQKKVPDNMFRLIRFGLLERISPKVQHATLPKIIERNQIRKLKMACSNLQLDNIIDIKEYLRNEIISLEADIEHMNLNSIKGTVQEEQLLEKIRQVQLMRNIVNGTLRPEDERSLYNWHLMHANVVCTTLSSCVKLSQYVNYFDICIIDEATQCTEPWTLMPLKFGINTLVLVGDTQQLPATVISK